One genomic region from Thermoplasmata archaeon encodes:
- a CDS encoding DnaA/Hda family protein, whose product MFRKLRGSSTPQDLLLPEGKLIRTTRGGASALKQLLLDLKKYSFSGYVRIVLTRDGVRSEGIILLRAGNPEASLHLRGEEQERGRTALKRVWQDSYIDEATIELHARIDMDDLVTEYADAILERPAKVVKKPKVPQVVDRAEIDAKLAEWKAAGFAVSSVEAELSSNPGVLTGAYLTLLEAIRKAEAVEETLKGLDTTGFETRAAALRQKLKDPLHNPDIDSEVESLRDAIESYKRIEERRKIEVTRERDSQERTKKVLELVLRQRSALRPETPPPSREEVAKALEGPLPTRDQDTELIDQYTFDAFVVGESNRFAYGAAVTAAKQPGNAYNPLVVTSGPGLGKTHLLHAVGNYLRGHRPESKILYLTGETFAAHLETSRTAGGPGAMQERIRGLDCLLMDDLQFLSGKQELQEEVMKAFDELSGGGKQMVFASDRPPKSIAQLDERLVSRFESGLVANIQAPDLETRIQILRQRAQDAHLSVDSAVLTYIANLVEDNVRELGGALNRVVAFSSLMGRPITADLAKEVLHTGAAEPASEPKAAPKASFAPALAASVPTELRSGRSYLIEEDRPEHAYRLFLKAAEGGKNGLLITRTNPKRVREIIALDSVRVLWLTDREGSKEETIAPALERIVYEIEGFMAKRPQGSVMLDGVEYLVSNNSFDAVLKFVRRLVDTVSEGRHILLISRGPATGKEQELRMLEREMEVVRPA is encoded by the coding sequence ATGTTTCGGAAGCTCCGAGGAAGTTCCACGCCACAGGACCTTCTTCTCCCAGAAGGAAAACTCATCCGCACCACGCGAGGCGGAGCCAGCGCTCTCAAGCAGCTCCTCCTCGACCTGAAGAAGTACTCGTTCTCGGGCTACGTCCGCATCGTCTTGACGCGGGACGGCGTTCGATCGGAAGGGATCATCCTGCTCCGGGCCGGGAATCCGGAGGCAAGCCTGCACCTCCGCGGCGAGGAGCAGGAACGGGGGCGGACCGCACTCAAGCGGGTGTGGCAGGATTCCTACATCGACGAGGCCACGATTGAGCTTCACGCGCGGATCGACATGGACGACTTGGTCACGGAGTACGCGGACGCGATTCTGGAGCGCCCCGCCAAAGTCGTGAAGAAACCCAAGGTCCCCCAGGTGGTGGACCGGGCCGAAATCGACGCGAAGCTCGCGGAATGGAAGGCCGCCGGCTTCGCCGTGAGTTCCGTGGAGGCGGAGCTGAGCAGCAACCCTGGCGTGCTCACGGGTGCCTACCTCACGCTTCTCGAGGCAATCCGAAAGGCCGAGGCCGTCGAGGAGACCTTGAAGGGCCTGGATACCACGGGTTTCGAGACCCGGGCCGCCGCGCTCCGCCAAAAGCTGAAGGATCCTTTGCACAACCCCGACATCGACTCCGAGGTCGAGAGCCTCCGCGATGCGATCGAGAGCTACAAGCGAATCGAGGAACGGCGGAAGATCGAAGTCACCCGGGAACGCGATTCCCAGGAACGCACGAAGAAGGTCCTCGAGCTCGTCCTCCGGCAGCGGAGCGCCTTGCGCCCGGAGACCCCGCCCCCGTCCCGGGAGGAGGTTGCCAAGGCCCTCGAAGGCCCGCTCCCCACCCGCGACCAGGACACAGAACTGATCGACCAATACACGTTCGACGCCTTCGTCGTGGGCGAGAGCAACCGCTTCGCCTACGGCGCCGCCGTCACCGCGGCGAAGCAGCCGGGAAACGCCTACAACCCGCTCGTGGTCACCTCGGGACCCGGCCTCGGCAAGACGCACCTCCTCCACGCGGTGGGTAACTACCTCCGCGGCCACCGCCCTGAGTCCAAGATCCTCTATCTCACAGGCGAGACGTTTGCGGCGCACCTCGAGACCTCCCGAACCGCGGGCGGCCCGGGCGCCATGCAAGAGCGAATCCGCGGCCTGGACTGCCTCCTCATGGATGACCTTCAGTTCCTCAGCGGAAAGCAGGAACTCCAGGAGGAGGTCATGAAGGCCTTCGACGAGCTCTCCGGAGGCGGGAAGCAGATGGTCTTCGCTTCCGATCGGCCGCCGAAGTCCATCGCCCAGCTCGACGAGCGCCTCGTGTCCCGATTCGAGTCGGGGCTCGTGGCGAACATCCAGGCCCCGGACCTCGAGACCCGGATCCAAATCCTCCGGCAGCGAGCCCAAGATGCGCACCTCTCCGTGGACTCGGCCGTGCTGACCTACATCGCGAACCTCGTCGAGGACAATGTGCGCGAGCTCGGAGGGGCCCTGAACCGAGTGGTCGCGTTCTCCTCCCTCATGGGACGCCCCATCACGGCGGACCTCGCCAAGGAGGTACTCCACACGGGCGCGGCGGAACCGGCGTCGGAGCCCAAAGCGGCCCCGAAGGCATCCTTCGCCCCCGCGCTGGCGGCCTCGGTGCCGACCGAACTCCGGTCGGGGAGGAGCTACCTGATCGAAGAGGATCGACCCGAGCATGCCTACCGCCTCTTCTTGAAGGCGGCCGAGGGTGGCAAGAACGGCCTCCTGATCACCCGGACGAACCCGAAGCGCGTGCGGGAGATCATCGCGCTGGACTCCGTCCGCGTTCTCTGGCTCACGGACCGCGAAGGGAGCAAGGAGGAGACGATCGCCCCCGCGCTGGAGCGAATCGTGTACGAGATCGAAGGATTCATGGCCAAGCGCCCCCAGGGTTCCGTGATGCTCGACGGGGTGGAGTACCTCGTGTCCAACAACTCCTTCGACGCGGTCCTCAAATTCGTTCGTAGGCTCGTGGACACGGTCTCCGAGGGGCGCCACATCCTGCTCATCTCGCGCGGCCCGGCGACCGGGAAGGAACAGGAACTCCGGATGCTGGAACGGGAGATGGAGGTCGTCCGGCCCGCGTGA